A genomic segment from Malus domestica chromosome 05, GDT2T_hap1 encodes:
- the LOC139196239 gene encoding uncharacterized protein, which yields MENAPGNLKLLAPSIQKEIVNSCALETLDAIMDGLKDRFFSILVDEARDVSMKEQMAMVLRYVDDNGHVIERFVGIQHVTDTTSSSLKDAIDTLFSRNDLSISKLRGQGYDGASNMRGELNGLKTKILREQPCAYYVHCFAHQLQLALVAVAKKNIDIASFFATANSVVNHVGASCKRRDSLRGQLQEELVIAFENDCLITGRGLNQETSLKRAGDTRWNSHYGTLISIISMFSSMVHVLQMVIDDNPNESAGEANKLMRVILTFEFVFHLFLMKVILGLTNDLSQALQRKDQEIVNAMALVKSCKEKLYWMRNNGFDALVDEVSSFCEKHHIDVPNMEEAFILPGRSRRYAPIKTNRHHYRVELFIYVIYEQITELDDRFNEVNTELLICMACLSPKDSFVAFDKPKLLRLAQFYPQDFSDEDRLALEDQLEIYIHYVCSSNDFSQLEGIGDLAKKMVETRMHQVFNYVYLLITLSLVLPVATA from the coding sequence ATGGAAAATGCTCCGGGGAATCTCAAATTACTAGCTCCTTCCATTcaaaaagaaattgtgaattcatGTGCCCTTGAAACACTTGATGCTATCATGGATGGTCTAAAAGATAGATTCTTTTCAATATTGGTGGATGAAGCACGTGATGTGTCTATGAAAGAGCAAATGGCTATGGTGTTGCGTTATGTGGATGACAACGGGCATGTAATTGAAAGATTTGTGGGTATCCAACATGTTACCGACACTACTTCAAGTTCACTAAAGGATGCTATTGACACATTGTTTTCTCGCAACGATTTGAGCATTTCCAAGTTACGAGGACAAGGTTATGATGGTGCTAGCAATATGAGAGGTGAGTTGAAtggccttaaaacaaagatattgagagaacaaccttgtgcatattatgttcattgctttgctCATCAACTTCAACTAGCTCTTGTTGCCGTAGCAAAGAAGAATATAGACATTGCCTCTTTTTTTGCAACGGCTAATAGTGTGGTTAATCATGTTGGAGCATCTTGTAAGCGGCGTGATTCACTTAGAGGGCAACTTCAAGAAGAGCTTGTGATAGCTTTTGAAAATGATTGTCTTATAACGGGGCGAGgcttaaatcaagaaacaagtcTCAAACGTGCCGGTGACACACGATGGAACTCACACTATGGTACCTTGATTAGCATCATTTCTATGTTTTCATCCATGGTTCATGTGCTTCAAATGGTTATTGATGATAATCCCAATGAAAGTGCGGGTGAagcaaataagttaatgagagTGATACTtacttttgagtttgtgtttcaccttttcttgatgaaagtcatattgggacttacaaatgatttgtcacaagcattgcaaaggaaagatcaagaaattgtgaatgcaatggctTTAGTGAAATCATGCAAGGAAAAGCTATATTGGATGAGGAATAATGGGTTCGATGCATTGGTTGATGAAgtatcttctttttgtgaaaaacatcatATTGATGTTCCTAACATGGAAGAGGCATTTATACTTCCAGGGAGGTCAAGGCGTTATGCTCCAATAAAGACAAATCGTCATCATTATCGTGTGGAGCTCTTTATTTATGTCATTTATGAGCAAATTACGGAGTTAGATGATCGCTTTAATGAGGTAAATACCGAGTTGCTTAtttgtatggcatgtttgagtccgaaagattcatttgtagcttttgataaaccaaagttacttcgtcttgctcaattttatcctcaagacttttcggatgaagatcgtttggcacttgaagatcaacttgagatttatattcattatgtgTGTTCCAGTAATGatttctctcaattggaagggattggtgatcttgcaaaaaaaatggtggagacaaGGATGCATCAAGTATTCAATTATGTATATTTGCTCATTACATTGTCTTTAGTTTTACCAGTTGCAACTGCTTGA
- the LOC103419798 gene encoding succinate-semialdehyde dehydrogenase, mitochondrial-like, producing MTFRASRMAARSFRLLSHLPSMHAPTPLLSRQISMDAKSFVSQLNGAGLLRSQGLIGGKWSDAYDGSIIKVQNPATGEVITTVPCMGQKETNDAISSAYGAFSSWSKLAASERSKYLRKWYDLLISHKEELGQLITLEQGKPLREAIGEVNYRAAFIEFYAEEAKRVYGDIIPATLADRRLFVLKQPIGVVGAVTPWNFPLAMITRKVGPALACGCTVVIKPSEFTPLTALAAAELALQAGIPPGVVNVVMGSASEIGDALLASPQVRKITFTGSTTVGKKLMAGAAGTVKKVSLELGGNAPCIVFDDADLDVAVKGALAAKFRNSGQTCVCANRIIVQEGIYEKFMDAFVKAVQNLQVGNGFSEGVVQGPLINEAAVQKVESFVQDAVSKGAQVVVGAKRHSLGMTFYEPTVLRDVKSDMLISREEVFGPVAPLLRFKTEEEAIRIANDTNAGLAAYIFTNSIQRSWRVSEALEYGLVGVNEGLISTEVAPFGGVKQSGLGREGSKYGMDEYLEVKYVCMGNMSSN from the exons ATGACCTTCAGAGCGTCACGCATGGCAGCTCGATCCTTCAGGCTCCTCTCACATTTGCCTTCCATGCACGCCCCAACTCCTCTTCTCTCTCGCCAG ATTAGCATGGACGCGAAAAGCTTTGTCTCTCAGCTTAATGGTGCTGGTCTCTTACGTAGTCAAGGCCTTATTGGGGGGAAATGGTCTGATGCATATGATGGGAGCATTATAAAG GTTCAGAATCCAGCAACCGGCGAAGTTATAACAACTGTTCCATGCATGGGTCAAAAGGAGACAAATGATGCAATATCTTCAGCCTATGGTGCATTTAGTT CTTGGAGCAAGCTCGCTGCTTCTGAAAGGAGCAAGTATCTGAGGAAATG GTATGATCTACTAATTTCCCACAAAGAAGAGCTTGGGCAACTGATTACCTTGGAGCAAGGGAAACCTCTACGAGAAGCGATTGGTGAG GTGAACTACAGGGCTGCGTTTATTGAGTTCTATGCTGAGGAGGCAAAACGTGTATATGGTGATATAATTCCAGCTACTCTTGCTGATCGGCGACTGTTTGTTTTGAAGCAG CCTATAGGTGTTGTTGGTGCAGTTACTCCCTGGAACTTCCCATTGGCTATGATTACCCGCAAG GTTGGTCCTGCTCTTGCATGTGGCTGCACAGTAGTCATAAAACCCTCTGAGTTTACTCCCCTCACAGCTTTAGCAGCAGCTGAGCTCGCCCTTCAAGCTGGAATACCACCG GGTGTGGTGAATGTGGTTATGGGAAGTGCTTCTGAAATTGGGGATGCTTTACTTGCAAGCCCACAG GTAAGAAAGATCACGTTCACAGGCTCAACAACAGTTGGAAAGAAGTTGATGGCCGGTGCAGCTGGGACTGTTAAAAAG GTATCTCTTGAACTTGGTGGCAATGCACCTTGCATAGTCTTTGATGATGCCGACCTGGATGTGGCTGTGAAAGGAGCT CTTGCAGCAAAGTTCCGTAATAGTGGACAGACATGTGTTTGTGCAAATAGAATTATCGTACAAGAAG GTATCTATGAGAAATTTATGGATGCTTTTGTGAAAGCTGTCCAGAATCTGCAAGTTGGGAATGGCTTCAGTGAAGGTGTGGTGCAG GGCCCTTTAATCAATGAAGCAGCGGTGCAAaag GTCGAATCATTTGTTCAAGATGCTGTATCAAAG GGAGCACAAGTTGTTGTTGGAGCCAAGAGGCATAGCCTTGGAATGACTTTTTATGAGCCTACAGTTCTCAGGGATGTCAAGAGTGATATGCTAATATCAAG AGAGGAAGTATTTGGGCCAGTGGCACCCCTTTTGCGTTTCAAAACTGAGGAGGAGGCTATCCGCATTGCTAATGACACCAATGCAG GGTTAGCTGCTTACATATTTACAAATAGCATTCAACGTTCATGGCGTGTCTCTGAAGCTCTTGAATATGGACTTGTTGGTGTCAATGAAGGCCTAATTTCGACAGAG GTGGCTCCCTTTGGAGGTGTCAAACAGTCTGGTCTTGGACGAGAAGGTTCCAAGTATGGGATGGATGAATATTTGGAA GTTAAATACGTGTGCATGGGGAATATGAGCAGTAACTGA